The following are encoded in a window of Bos indicus isolate NIAB-ARS_2022 breed Sahiwal x Tharparkar chromosome 7, NIAB-ARS_B.indTharparkar_mat_pri_1.0, whole genome shotgun sequence genomic DNA:
- the GLRX gene encoding glutaredoxin-1 yields MAQAFVNSKIQPGKVVVFIKPTCPYCRKTQELLSQLPFKQGLLEFVDITAAGNISEIQDYLQQLTGARTVPRVFIGQECIGGCTDLVNMHERGELLTRLKQMGALQ; encoded by the exons ATGGCTCAAGCGTTCGTCAACAGCAAGATCCAGCCTGGGAAGGTGGTCGTGTTCATCAAGCCCACCTGCCCCTACTGCAGAAAGACTCAGGAGCTTCTCAGCCAACTGCCCTTCAAACAAGGGCTTTTGGAATTTGTCGATATTACAGCCGCCGGTAACATCAGTGAGATTCAAGATTACTTGCAGCAGCTCACCGGAGCCAGAACG GTACCTCGGGTCTTCATCGGTCAAGAGTGCATAGGTGGATGCACAGATCTAGTAAATATGCACGAGAGAGGGGAACTGTTGACACGGCTAAAGCAAATGGGAGCTCTGCAATAA